In Hemitrygon akajei chromosome 9, sHemAka1.3, whole genome shotgun sequence, the following are encoded in one genomic region:
- the LOC140733718 gene encoding uncharacterized protein isoform X1: MSILTKKMAPKEAGAYLLLLTATLVNGLGYHRYTNGQRSIDRSSESSEENRLSIPGVRWHRGPQGPRGYPGPPGPPGYPGKTGAGIQGPPGPPGQPGPHGLPGIGKQGAPGPPGKTGERGDQGPKGNLGSPGMQGQKGSPGPRGFPGPNGLSIPGKPGAPGPSGAPGPIGPPGEKGEPGNPGPIGEKGERGVGIPGRAGERGPPGPPGPQGIRGETGYGKPGVTGLPGKPGEKGEKGSPGSPGFSGAPGQKGPPGLPGPPGIGKPGEDGRPGLSGPPGPDGPPGAQGVPGEPGLPGFGRPGQPGPKGDPGAPGPAGYPGEKGEKGAAGNPGASGLLGPSGPPGPEGLRGAPGPPGAPGAKGAQGPAGAQGYQGPKGEMGPGGAPGKSGIPGEPGLPGPEGPVGPPGQKGAIGPIGPPGKTGEPGAQGLPGPPGFAGEVGLEGPPGPPGSRGPPGYQGPPGFPGEKGDPGPPGPPGLPGLSAGFLEKLPEGAPGPPGPEGPPGPPGPPGPPGPPGESAQTGKYVGYNGFTEAGGANSYPAFTAILSESYPATRQPIVFDKILANQNNDYDPTTGIFTCKTPGIYQFTYHLQVKGGNVWAGLFKNHEPIMYTYDDYTEGYVDQASGSSIIHLRENDQVYVELPSVESNGLYSSDYMHSSFSGFLISQTI, translated from the coding sequence TGAGATGGCATCGAGGACCACAAGGTCCACGAGGATACCCTGGTCCACCAGGTCCACCAGGATACCCAGGAAAAACAGGTGCTGGAATTCAAGGACCGCCAGGCCCACCAGGACAGCCAGGCCCACACGGGCTGCCAGGCATAGGGAAGCAGGGTGCTCCAGGACCACCAGGAAAGACAGGTGAAAGAGGCGACCAGGGACCAAAAGGCAACTTGGGATCTCCTGGCATGCAAGGACAGAAAGGTTCACCAGGTCCAAGAGGATTTCCAGGGCCAAATGGATTGTCCATTCCTGGTAAACCAGGTGCGCCAGGGCCATCAGGTGCTCCAGGACCAATAGGTCCACCTGGCGAGAAAGGAGAACCAGGGAACCCTGGTCCAATTGGTGAAAAGGgagaaagaggagttggaatacCGGGCCGTGCAGGTGAAAGGGGTCCTCCTGGGCCACCAGGACCGCAAGGAATTCGTGGTGAAACAGGATATGGAAAACCAGGAGTGACAGGCCTTCCTGGAAAGCCAGGAGAGAAAGGTGAAAAAGGCTCACCAGGTTCACCTGGATTTTCAGGTGCACCAGGTCAAAAAGGGCCCCCTGGGTTACCTGGACCACCAGGTATTGGAAAGCCTGGAGAAGATGGCAGACCAGGGTTATCAGGACCTCCTGGACCCGATGGTCCACCTGGTGCCCAAGGTGTACCCGGTGAACCTGGACTTCCAGGTTTTGGGAGACCGGGTCAACCAGGACCTAAAGGGGACCCAGGTGCTCCAGGCCCTGCCGGATATCCTGGAGAGAAAGGCGAGAAAGGTGCCGCAGGTAATCCTGGAGCCTCTGGACTTTTAGGACCATCTGGTCCACCTGGGCCTGAAGGTCTACGAGGTGCACCCGGTCCACCTGGAGCACCAGGAGCTAAAGGGGCACAGGGCCCAGCAGGTGCTCAAGGTTATCAGGGACCAAAGGGTGAGATGGGTCCAGGGGGTGCCCCAGGCAAGTCAGGAATTCCAGGAGAACCTGGTCTGCCAGGACCTGAAGGTCCAGTGGGACCACCTGGTCAAAAAGGTGCCATTGGACCCATTGGCCCACCTGGAAAAACAGGTGAACCTGGTGCTCAAGGTCTTCCAGGGCCACCAGGATTTGCCGGTGAGGTTGGACTGGAAGGGCCCCCTGGACCTCCTGGTTCAAGAGGCCCTCCTGGTTACCAAGGACCACCAGGATTCCCTGGTGAAAAAGGAGATCCAGGACCTCCAGGGCCACCAGGACTACCGGGTCTTTCTGCCGGCTTCCTTGAAAAGTTACCTGAAGGAGCACCTGGTCCTCCAGGTCCAGAAGGTCCTCCAGGTCCACCTGGCCCACCTGGTCCACCTGGGCCTCCGGGGGAAAGTGCACAAACAGGAAAGTATGTGGGCTACAATGGCTTCACAGAAGCAGGTGGGGCAAATTCATATCCAGCTTTTACAGCCATCCTTTCAGAATCCTACCCAGCAACACGACAACCAATAGTATTTGATAAAATATTAGCCAATCAAAACAATGACTATGATCCAACAACTGGAATATTTACATGTAAAACGCCAGGTATCTATCAATTCACTTACCATTTACAAGTCAAAGGAGGAAATGTTTGGGCTGGACTGTTCAAAAATCATGAACCCATAATGTACACATATGATGACTATACAGAGGGTTACGTTGATCAAGCCTCAGGGAGTTCTATAATACACTTACGTGAAAATGACCAAGTTTATGTTGAGTTACCTTCAGTTGAGTCCAATGGCTTATATTCATCTGATTATATGCATTCATCCTTCTCGGGATTTTTAATTAGTCAAACTATTTGA
- the LOC140733718 gene encoding uncharacterized protein isoform X2 — MAPKEAGAYLLLLTATLVNGLGYHRYTNGQRSIDRSSESSEENRLSIPGVRWHRGPQGPRGYPGPPGPPGYPGKTGAGIQGPPGPPGQPGPHGLPGIGKQGAPGPPGKTGERGDQGPKGNLGSPGMQGQKGSPGPRGFPGPNGLSIPGKPGAPGPSGAPGPIGPPGEKGEPGNPGPIGEKGERGVGIPGRAGERGPPGPPGPQGIRGETGYGKPGVTGLPGKPGEKGEKGSPGSPGFSGAPGQKGPPGLPGPPGIGKPGEDGRPGLSGPPGPDGPPGAQGVPGEPGLPGFGRPGQPGPKGDPGAPGPAGYPGEKGEKGAAGNPGASGLLGPSGPPGPEGLRGAPGPPGAPGAKGAQGPAGAQGYQGPKGEMGPGGAPGKSGIPGEPGLPGPEGPVGPPGQKGAIGPIGPPGKTGEPGAQGLPGPPGFAGEVGLEGPPGPPGSRGPPGYQGPPGFPGEKGDPGPPGPPGLPGLSAGFLEKLPEGAPGPPGPEGPPGPPGPPGPPGPPGESAQTGKYVGYNGFTEAGGANSYPAFTAILSESYPATRQPIVFDKILANQNNDYDPTTGIFTCKTPGIYQFTYHLQVKGGNVWAGLFKNHEPIMYTYDDYTEGYVDQASGSSIIHLRENDQVYVELPSVESNGLYSSDYMHSSFSGFLISQTI, encoded by the coding sequence TGAGATGGCATCGAGGACCACAAGGTCCACGAGGATACCCTGGTCCACCAGGTCCACCAGGATACCCAGGAAAAACAGGTGCTGGAATTCAAGGACCGCCAGGCCCACCAGGACAGCCAGGCCCACACGGGCTGCCAGGCATAGGGAAGCAGGGTGCTCCAGGACCACCAGGAAAGACAGGTGAAAGAGGCGACCAGGGACCAAAAGGCAACTTGGGATCTCCTGGCATGCAAGGACAGAAAGGTTCACCAGGTCCAAGAGGATTTCCAGGGCCAAATGGATTGTCCATTCCTGGTAAACCAGGTGCGCCAGGGCCATCAGGTGCTCCAGGACCAATAGGTCCACCTGGCGAGAAAGGAGAACCAGGGAACCCTGGTCCAATTGGTGAAAAGGgagaaagaggagttggaatacCGGGCCGTGCAGGTGAAAGGGGTCCTCCTGGGCCACCAGGACCGCAAGGAATTCGTGGTGAAACAGGATATGGAAAACCAGGAGTGACAGGCCTTCCTGGAAAGCCAGGAGAGAAAGGTGAAAAAGGCTCACCAGGTTCACCTGGATTTTCAGGTGCACCAGGTCAAAAAGGGCCCCCTGGGTTACCTGGACCACCAGGTATTGGAAAGCCTGGAGAAGATGGCAGACCAGGGTTATCAGGACCTCCTGGACCCGATGGTCCACCTGGTGCCCAAGGTGTACCCGGTGAACCTGGACTTCCAGGTTTTGGGAGACCGGGTCAACCAGGACCTAAAGGGGACCCAGGTGCTCCAGGCCCTGCCGGATATCCTGGAGAGAAAGGCGAGAAAGGTGCCGCAGGTAATCCTGGAGCCTCTGGACTTTTAGGACCATCTGGTCCACCTGGGCCTGAAGGTCTACGAGGTGCACCCGGTCCACCTGGAGCACCAGGAGCTAAAGGGGCACAGGGCCCAGCAGGTGCTCAAGGTTATCAGGGACCAAAGGGTGAGATGGGTCCAGGGGGTGCCCCAGGCAAGTCAGGAATTCCAGGAGAACCTGGTCTGCCAGGACCTGAAGGTCCAGTGGGACCACCTGGTCAAAAAGGTGCCATTGGACCCATTGGCCCACCTGGAAAAACAGGTGAACCTGGTGCTCAAGGTCTTCCAGGGCCACCAGGATTTGCCGGTGAGGTTGGACTGGAAGGGCCCCCTGGACCTCCTGGTTCAAGAGGCCCTCCTGGTTACCAAGGACCACCAGGATTCCCTGGTGAAAAAGGAGATCCAGGACCTCCAGGGCCACCAGGACTACCGGGTCTTTCTGCCGGCTTCCTTGAAAAGTTACCTGAAGGAGCACCTGGTCCTCCAGGTCCAGAAGGTCCTCCAGGTCCACCTGGCCCACCTGGTCCACCTGGGCCTCCGGGGGAAAGTGCACAAACAGGAAAGTATGTGGGCTACAATGGCTTCACAGAAGCAGGTGGGGCAAATTCATATCCAGCTTTTACAGCCATCCTTTCAGAATCCTACCCAGCAACACGACAACCAATAGTATTTGATAAAATATTAGCCAATCAAAACAATGACTATGATCCAACAACTGGAATATTTACATGTAAAACGCCAGGTATCTATCAATTCACTTACCATTTACAAGTCAAAGGAGGAAATGTTTGGGCTGGACTGTTCAAAAATCATGAACCCATAATGTACACATATGATGACTATACAGAGGGTTACGTTGATCAAGCCTCAGGGAGTTCTATAATACACTTACGTGAAAATGACCAAGTTTATGTTGAGTTACCTTCAGTTGAGTCCAATGGCTTATATTCATCTGATTATATGCATTCATCCTTCTCGGGATTTTTAATTAGTCAAACTATTTGA
- the LOC140733718 gene encoding uncharacterized protein isoform X3: MSILTKKMAPKEAGAYLLLLTATLVNGLGYHRYTNVRWHRGPQGPRGYPGPPGPPGYPGKTGAGIQGPPGPPGQPGPHGLPGIGKQGAPGPPGKTGERGDQGPKGNLGSPGMQGQKGSPGPRGFPGPNGLSIPGKPGAPGPSGAPGPIGPPGEKGEPGNPGPIGEKGERGVGIPGRAGERGPPGPPGPQGIRGETGYGKPGVTGLPGKPGEKGEKGSPGSPGFSGAPGQKGPPGLPGPPGIGKPGEDGRPGLSGPPGPDGPPGAQGVPGEPGLPGFGRPGQPGPKGDPGAPGPAGYPGEKGEKGAAGNPGASGLLGPSGPPGPEGLRGAPGPPGAPGAKGAQGPAGAQGYQGPKGEMGPGGAPGKSGIPGEPGLPGPEGPVGPPGQKGAIGPIGPPGKTGEPGAQGLPGPPGFAGEVGLEGPPGPPGSRGPPGYQGPPGFPGEKGDPGPPGPPGLPGLSAGFLEKLPEGAPGPPGPEGPPGPPGPPGPPGPPGESAQTGKYVGYNGFTEAGGANSYPAFTAILSESYPATRQPIVFDKILANQNNDYDPTTGIFTCKTPGIYQFTYHLQVKGGNVWAGLFKNHEPIMYTYDDYTEGYVDQASGSSIIHLRENDQVYVELPSVESNGLYSSDYMHSSFSGFLISQTI, from the coding sequence TGAGATGGCATCGAGGACCACAAGGTCCACGAGGATACCCTGGTCCACCAGGTCCACCAGGATACCCAGGAAAAACAGGTGCTGGAATTCAAGGACCGCCAGGCCCACCAGGACAGCCAGGCCCACACGGGCTGCCAGGCATAGGGAAGCAGGGTGCTCCAGGACCACCAGGAAAGACAGGTGAAAGAGGCGACCAGGGACCAAAAGGCAACTTGGGATCTCCTGGCATGCAAGGACAGAAAGGTTCACCAGGTCCAAGAGGATTTCCAGGGCCAAATGGATTGTCCATTCCTGGTAAACCAGGTGCGCCAGGGCCATCAGGTGCTCCAGGACCAATAGGTCCACCTGGCGAGAAAGGAGAACCAGGGAACCCTGGTCCAATTGGTGAAAAGGgagaaagaggagttggaatacCGGGCCGTGCAGGTGAAAGGGGTCCTCCTGGGCCACCAGGACCGCAAGGAATTCGTGGTGAAACAGGATATGGAAAACCAGGAGTGACAGGCCTTCCTGGAAAGCCAGGAGAGAAAGGTGAAAAAGGCTCACCAGGTTCACCTGGATTTTCAGGTGCACCAGGTCAAAAAGGGCCCCCTGGGTTACCTGGACCACCAGGTATTGGAAAGCCTGGAGAAGATGGCAGACCAGGGTTATCAGGACCTCCTGGACCCGATGGTCCACCTGGTGCCCAAGGTGTACCCGGTGAACCTGGACTTCCAGGTTTTGGGAGACCGGGTCAACCAGGACCTAAAGGGGACCCAGGTGCTCCAGGCCCTGCCGGATATCCTGGAGAGAAAGGCGAGAAAGGTGCCGCAGGTAATCCTGGAGCCTCTGGACTTTTAGGACCATCTGGTCCACCTGGGCCTGAAGGTCTACGAGGTGCACCCGGTCCACCTGGAGCACCAGGAGCTAAAGGGGCACAGGGCCCAGCAGGTGCTCAAGGTTATCAGGGACCAAAGGGTGAGATGGGTCCAGGGGGTGCCCCAGGCAAGTCAGGAATTCCAGGAGAACCTGGTCTGCCAGGACCTGAAGGTCCAGTGGGACCACCTGGTCAAAAAGGTGCCATTGGACCCATTGGCCCACCTGGAAAAACAGGTGAACCTGGTGCTCAAGGTCTTCCAGGGCCACCAGGATTTGCCGGTGAGGTTGGACTGGAAGGGCCCCCTGGACCTCCTGGTTCAAGAGGCCCTCCTGGTTACCAAGGACCACCAGGATTCCCTGGTGAAAAAGGAGATCCAGGACCTCCAGGGCCACCAGGACTACCGGGTCTTTCTGCCGGCTTCCTTGAAAAGTTACCTGAAGGAGCACCTGGTCCTCCAGGTCCAGAAGGTCCTCCAGGTCCACCTGGCCCACCTGGTCCACCTGGGCCTCCGGGGGAAAGTGCACAAACAGGAAAGTATGTGGGCTACAATGGCTTCACAGAAGCAGGTGGGGCAAATTCATATCCAGCTTTTACAGCCATCCTTTCAGAATCCTACCCAGCAACACGACAACCAATAGTATTTGATAAAATATTAGCCAATCAAAACAATGACTATGATCCAACAACTGGAATATTTACATGTAAAACGCCAGGTATCTATCAATTCACTTACCATTTACAAGTCAAAGGAGGAAATGTTTGGGCTGGACTGTTCAAAAATCATGAACCCATAATGTACACATATGATGACTATACAGAGGGTTACGTTGATCAAGCCTCAGGGAGTTCTATAATACACTTACGTGAAAATGACCAAGTTTATGTTGAGTTACCTTCAGTTGAGTCCAATGGCTTATATTCATCTGATTATATGCATTCATCCTTCTCGGGATTTTTAATTAGTCAAACTATTTGA